TGACGGAATGGCCGCAATGGCGCCTGCCCGACGATGCGACCGCCCTGTATCAAGCCCAAACCGGCATCGTCATGGCGTCCAAAGCCAACACCGTACATCGGAACCTCGCCACAAAGAATGGAGCCAGACTCCTGGAGAACCAGGAAATTCTTTCCATCAGCGAACATGGCGGCGAAGTAATCGTGACGACGACCGAAAGCAGGTACTCGGCGGAGAGCCTGATCATCGCCGCCGGAGCCTGGAGCAACCAGGTTCTGGGCCATCTCGGGGTCACGTTCCCGCTCGAAGTCACGCTCGAACAGGTGGTCTACCTGAGGCCGCAGACGCCCGAGGCTTTTGCACCAGACCGGTTCCCGGTTTGGATATGGATGACCATGCCTGCCCTCTACGGCTTTCCGATCTTTGGAGAACCGGCGGCCAAGGTCGCCTGGGACCGCTGCGAAATAGTCACCGACGCAGACAGCCGGAGCCATGTGCCCAGAACAGATGTGACCGAAACCATCGAGGAGTTCACGGCGGCCCATTTGCCGGATCTGAACGGTGGCGTCCACCTCGCCAAGACCTGCCTGTACACACTCACGCCGGATCGTGACTTCGTCATCGATCGGGTACCGGGAACCGAGAGGGTCTTCACGGCCATCGGCGCCGGCCATGCTTACAAGTTCGCGTCCCTGATCGGGAGCATATTGGTCGATCTGGCGATGGACGGAACCACGAGCCACGACATCAGCCCATTCACGTCTGATCGGGCGATTCTGCGAGACCCGAACCCGGTCCGTAACTACCTGATCTGACAGATCAGAATCAAGCCTCGACTGACCCGTCGTCGGGTTCGCCCGCCGCGGCAACGGCCCAACAAGCGGCCGACCAGGTAGCCGATGAGTCCAGTTGATCCGGATCCTCAGTGATGCAGCGGCTGGCAACTTCATCGGGGAGGGTCCCCGACTGGAGCACGGGACAACGAGGATGAAAGCGGCACCCAACCGGGATTCGACGCGAATCCGGGATCTCTCCGGTGAGAATCTGCTGTTCCATCCGGGTTGTCTCTGGAACCACCGACAGCAGCGCCCGGGTATAGGGGTGCTTCGGCGAGCCGAGGATCTGCTCGGTTGGTCCTAGTTCCACGATCCGTCCCAGGTACATGACCGCTACCCGATCGGCGATATTCCAGGCGAGACCCAGATCATGGGTCACGACCAGGATTGACAGACCGGTCTCACCGACGAGATCCAGCATGAGGGCCAGGATCTCGCCCCGGATCGACGCATCGAGACTGGCCACCGGTTCGTCTGCCAGCAGGAGGTCGGGTTCCATCACCATGGCACCAGCGATCACAACCCGCTGTCGTTGTCCCCCCGATATCTGGTGGGGATACATCGGGAAAAACCGTTCCGGGGGTCGTAGGCCTGCTCGAGAAAGGGCGCGGGCGACCTTGGCTGCTTCGTCCTTGGATTCCTTCCTGATTCGTAAGCCTTCTGCGACGATCTCGTAGATGGTCTGACGGGGATTGAGGGCACCGGTCGGATCCTGGAAGATCATCTGTACGCCGGGGTTGCCTCGCGATCGATTCGATCCTGCCGCCCGTTCACCCGACGCGGGGGTATGGGTTATTTTGCCGGAAGTTACCGGCTGCAACCCCTGAATGGCTCGAATCAAGGTGGTCTTGCCGGAGCCTGACTCGCCAACCAGCGCAAGGACTTCGCCGGGTTTGACGTCAACCGAAACTCCGTCGACCGCGCGAGATGAGCCGAAGTGGACAGAGAC
This portion of the Acidimicrobiia bacterium genome encodes:
- the solA gene encoding N-methyl-L-tryptophan oxidase, with translation MTDYQVIVLGLGGIGSAATYWASRRLGEEVLGIEQFSLGHPNGGSEDHSRIIRLSYHTPGYVRLAQSAYRSWSAVEQDSQEQLILRTGGLDLAPQQAAIGLDGFRASLAACDVPFDDLTASEVMTEWPQWRLPDDATALYQAQTGIVMASKANTVHRNLATKNGARLLENQEILSISEHGGEVIVTTTESRYSAESLIIAAGAWSNQVLGHLGVTFPLEVTLEQVVYLRPQTPEAFAPDRFPVWIWMTMPALYGFPIFGEPAAKVAWDRCEIVTDADSRSHVPRTDVTETIEEFTAAHLPDLNGGVHLAKTCLYTLTPDRDFVIDRVPGTERVFTAIGAGHAYKFASLIGSILVDLAMDGTTSHDISPFTSDRAILRDPNPVRNYLI
- a CDS encoding ABC transporter ATP-binding protein, yielding MSAIVSLKDVSVHFGSSRAVDGVSVDVKPGEVLALVGESGSGKTTLIRAIQGLQPVTSGKITHTPASGERAAGSNRSRGNPGVQMIFQDPTGALNPRQTIYEIVAEGLRIRKESKDEAAKVARALSRAGLRPPERFFPMYPHQISGGQRQRVVIAGAMVMEPDLLLADEPVASLDASIRGEILALMLDLVGETGLSILVVTHDLGLAWNIADRVAVMYLGRIVELGPTEQILGSPKHPYTRALLSVVPETTRMEQQILTGEIPDSRRIPVGCRFHPRCPVLQSGTLPDEVASRCITEDPDQLDSSATWSAACWAVAAAGEPDDGSVEA